The following proteins are co-located in the Microbacterium immunditiarum genome:
- a CDS encoding helix-turn-helix transcriptional regulator: MATPTTSRANELSHTYLSPEQVARMLPGITTARLAMWRYEGKGPKFRKAGRSVLYALDEVEAWIESTVRQSTSDDDW; this comes from the coding sequence ATGGCGACACCGACGACATCGCGGGCCAACGAGTTGAGCCACACCTACCTGAGTCCGGAGCAGGTGGCGCGGATGCTTCCGGGCATCACGACCGCCCGGTTGGCGATGTGGCGGTACGAGGGCAAGGGTCCGAAGTTCCGCAAGGCCGGCCGGTCGGTGCTGTATGCGCTGGACGAGGTGGAGGCGTGGATCGAGTCCACCGTCCGGCAGAGTACCAGCGACGACGACTGGTGA